In Drechmeria coniospora strain ARSEF 6962 chromosome 03, whole genome shotgun sequence, the DNA window AGACTacgtcggcagcatcgactCCGCCTCCATCCTGGATGGCGTTGAGAACCCGATGAACGCTTCGCCGACGCAGGCCGTGATCGGCACCCTGCCGCGAAAGTTTACGAGGCAACCCACGATCCGCCGATCCAACGCGCCCGCCAAGCCGGTCATCCTCGgggccctgccgccgcctcgtccgatGAGCACCCTCCGACCGCTCAGCGTCATCCAGCCGCACAGCTtgttgacggcggcgctcAGGGCGAAGCAGGACaagccgtcggtgccgtttCAGAAATTTGCCCACTTCAGCGGCCAGGGGACGCAGGGATCCATCAACGTCCGCATCTACGCCTCCTTTTCGGACCTGCCGAGCAAGCCGTTCGAGGTTCGCATCCGACCGCGCGTGCaggacggccaaggcgcagagcgcatcgtcaccgtcgccgacctcaTCGGGCTCggcttgtacaggtacaacgAGGAGAAACGGGAGCCTCCGCTGGCTCCAGACAAGGTCAACATCAACTGGTGGACCCTGAggatggtggaggagggaggcGAAGTGGACGATGACTTCCCGCCCTTTGAGAGGACGAAACCGCTGACGTCGTTCACGACGGTCAACAACGCCggcgctcgcggcggcggcaggttACGATCCAACTCGAAGGCTTTCGACGACTTTGCCCTGGTGCCCGCGACGAAGAAGGAGTTTGACGAGAACGCGGCGCTGACGCCGcaggaggacggcggcgaggatgacgaggagccgggcccggcggcgggggcggcggTGCAGGGTGCCGGTCGGGAAGCCGATGGGAATCTCAGGATCGCgccagccgccggcgtctcACCGGCGCCCCcggtggccgaggcgccggcgagacCGAGGCAGAACCCGATTGTGTTTACGACGTACCGGTCCAACACGCCGCTGGCGGATGCGCCGCAGGCTCCGGCGGCCGCCCCCAACACGATGCGCGGCCAGCAGAAGCTGCTCCGGGTCCACCTCCTGTCGGCCGACGTGCCGTCGGGGCAGATGGTGACGGTCGACGTCACGACGGACACGTACCTCGCCGAGGTACTGGATCTCGTCTGCCGCAAGAGGCAGCTCGACAAGGCGAACCACGTGCTCAAGCTGCCGGGCTCGGGAGCCGTCGTCATGATCGACCGGCCCGTGTCGTCGATCGGAAACGTGTCCGACCTCGAGCTCTACCGACGACGGTTCGCGACCGACGGTCCCTTGAGCATGACGGGTTCGCCGAGCGGCgcgtcgccgaagccgatgccgctcggcgacggccagggcGTGGCGCAGCGCAAGGGCCACAAGAAAGGCCAGGTTCAGGGGCCGCACCCGCTCGCGCGGGAGACGCCGAAGCAGGACGAGCTGGCAAACGCCAACTACAAGAAGTACACGGTCTGGCGGAAGCAGCCGAtgcgcctcgtcggcatgaGCGAGCGgatcctcgtcatcgacggcgagtaCATCCACATCgtgccggcgtcgggcgGCAAGGCGGTGCACGACGGAAccggcaagacgacgacggtgcacTTTAGCAACGTCATCGGGTGCAAGGTGCCGCGGAAGCACCCGACGAACGTCAAGGTACGTGGCGAGAAGGCGGGCGGTTTTCGATGGACGCCAGACTGACGTCGGATTGTCGGAAACAGCTCGTCATCTACAAGGCCACGGAAAGCAAGCGATATGACTTTGAGGCCCGAGGCGCagacgaagcggccgagATTGTGGCGGAGCTGAAGAAGGGCATCTCGCCCTATCGCGAGGTGTAAGTTGGGGTTGCGTCAGGCGTCGCAAGACTAGGCGATGCCGGAAAGAGAGACGACTACACTTGCATCTACAGACACGCAAATGTacggatgggtggatgggtaggtggatgggtgggtggatggatgggtggatggatggatgggtggatggatggatgggtggatgggtggatgggtagatgggtggatgggtggatgggtaGATGGGTagatgggtggatgggtggatgggtagataggtggatggatggatggatggatggatgtcgGTGCTGATGGGTAGATGGGTTGATGGGTAGATGGGTTGATGGGTagatgggtggatgggtggatgggtggatgggtagatgggtggatggatggatggatgtcgGTGCGAGGCTGTACAGGTATTATATGTATTTGTGCCAGACGAATGCAGGCCAACAAGCACCTTCCGGCGCGGTACTACCAGATTTCTGCGTACGCCTTCGTCCCAGTGACGAGCACCAAACACTAGGCAGATCGGCAGCTCATATATGTGGTAGAGTCAGAGCTGGATACCAGCAGGTTGGCTTCAGTTCCGGCCAAGCGTTGGCGCGCCATAGACCAAGAACGCGGGATCATCCACCCCCACGTTCACGCTAGACAATGTTGATCATGATTCGATGGGGATCAAGTGTAAGCATATCTGGTAGCTTCACGTGCAAGTCCATGCCCTCCTTGCAAGTTGCCAACGGCATCGTCAAGGTGTGAGCATTTGGGGCCAcaggtcgtcgtcatgaATCATTGCCAAGCCTGCTAGGGGTCGCATCTTTGTAGGAGGCGGGTGATCATTGGAGTGGCGCAGCTGTGGTTGAGCCGTGGCTCGGCCGCTATTAATAGTCGTGTTTATACCGGCTGACGTAAGGACCTGTGGCGCTCCGCT includes these proteins:
- a CDS encoding stress activated MAP kinase interacting protein Sin1 codes for the protein MLSQAPLTVVILCYKYNYFLCTEYSVLRSRYSGSVTNQHTNLCTYMYSLNGSGKPTPSTAGTIHILIRLRHHFFRRSSVDLVPNTAPAPCSLSPSPLRIIDFAFLLLLSLLATPTDLPTYKPTDLRTYEPTDVGTYWPADLPSPVIGHVDGRCSESFSHSKHACLPCPSFSWMSTKALHGLTAPFGQFAKLSRRLVSYQLRTGYLNEIADGVGERLLTVNDAFLNSTPFKASGWRPSSSHIKRTHSPPIPTAVASEYFQAPRQAGLTLDDGDDDGGMLTGGGADTMGPGMATKRRRRREQMEEDSSDLSDDSDDEHEQRAAQQIKFAKMPVRQRAGSSPIQVSSLKQQPSPRSNRRGSQSALETVRERPRRDTFTSSYVSSENEFDLPAAHRHREAARAAAKALRLQEKISEEPRASMHRADTDGPPEEDDDSDDGSDVSGDYVGSIDSASILDGVENPMNASPTQAVIGTLPRKFTRQPTIRRSNAPAKPVILGALPPPRPMSTLRPLSVIQPHSLLTAALRAKQDKPSVPFQKFAHFSGQGTQGSINVRIYASFSDLPSKPFEVRIRPRVQDGQGAERIVTVADLIGLGLYRYNEEKREPPLAPDKVNINWWTLRMVEEGGEVDDDFPPFERTKPLTSFTTVNNAGARGGGRLRSNSKAFDDFALVPATKKEFDENAALTPQEDGGEDDEEPGPAAGAAVQGAGREADGNLRIAPAAGVSPAPPVAEAPARPRQNPIVFTTYRSNTPLADAPQAPAAAPNTMRGQQKLLRVHLLSADVPSGQMVTVDVTTDTYLAEVLDLVCRKRQLDKANHVLKLPGSGAVVMIDRPVSSIGNVSDLELYRRRFATDGPLSMTGSPSGASPKPMPLGDGQGVAQRKGHKKGQVQGPHPLARETPKQDELANANYKKYTVWRKQPMRLVGMSERILVIDGEYIHIVPASGGKAVHDGTGKTTTVHFSNVIGCKVPRKHPTNVKLVIYKATESKRYDFEARGADEAAEIVAELKKGISPYREV